The Sciurus carolinensis chromosome 18, mSciCar1.2, whole genome shotgun sequence genome contains a region encoding:
- the Sephs2 gene encoding selenide, water dikinase 2 — MAEAAAGACGEAMAASVAAEGSSGPAGLSLGRGFSSYRPFDPQTLGLSPSWRLTGFSGMKGUGCKVPQETLLKLLAGLTGPDVRPQPSSGLVGGQEEAAQEAGLTSGAGPSPTFPFLSIGMDSCVIPLRHGGLSLVQTTDFFYPLVEDPYMMGRIACANVLSDLYAMGITECDNMLMLLSVSQSMNEEEREKITPLMIKGFRDAAEEGGTAVTGGQTVVNPWIIIGGVATVVCQPNEFIMPDNAVVGDVLVLTKPLGTQVAANAHQWLDNPERWNKIKMVVSREEVELAYQEAMFNMATLNRTAAGLMHTFNAHAATDITGFGILGHSQNLAKQQRNEVSFVIHNLPIIAKMAAISKASGRFGLLQGTSAETSGGLLICLPREQAARFCSEIKSSKYGEGHQAWIVGIVEKGNRTARIIDKPRVIEVLPRGATAAALAPDNSNASSEPSS; from the coding sequence ATGGCGGAGGCCGCTGCGGGCGCCTGCGGAGAGGCGATGGCGGCGTCTGTGGCCGCGGAAGGCTCCTCGGGCCCGGCGGGCTTGTCTCTCGGCCGGGGCTTCTCGAGCTACCGGCCCTTCGATCCCCAGACGTTGGGCCTCAGCCCGAGCTGGCGGCTGACCGGCTTCTCTGGCATGAAGGGCTGAGGCTGCAAGGTCCCCCAGGAGACGCTGCTCAAACTCCTGGCGGGACTGACGGGACCTGACGTGCGGCCCCAACCCAGCTCGGGCCTGGTCGGAGGCCAGGAAGAGGCGGCCCAGGAAGCTGGCTTGACCTCCGGGGCAGGCCCCAGCCCAACCTTTCCATTCCTGAGCATTGGAATGGACTCCTGCGTCATCCCCCTGAGGCACGGAGGCCTATCACTGGTGCAGACCACGGACTTCTTTTACCCCTTGGTGGAAGATCCCTACATGATGGGGCGTATAGCTTGTGCTAATGTGCTGAGTGACCTCTACGCCATGGGCATTACTGAATGTGACAACATGTTAATGTTACTCAGTGTTAGCCAGAGTATGAATGAGGAGGAACGAGAAAAGATAACACCACTCATGATCAAAGGTTTTCGGGATGCTGCTGAGGAGGGAGGCACTGCAGTGACTGGTGGACAAACAGTGGTCAACCCTTGGATTATCATCGGTGGAGTTGCCACGGTGGTGTGTCAGCCAAATGAATTCATAATGCCTGACAATGCAGTTGTAGGGGATGTGCTCGTGTTAACCAAACCATTAGGCACTCAAGTTGCCGCTAATGCCCACCAATGGCTGGATAATCCTGAAAGGTGGAATAAGATAAAAATGGTGGTCTCCAGAGAAGAGGTAGAGCTGGCCTATCAGGAAGCTATGTTCAATATGGCTACCCTAAATAGAACTGCTGCTGGATTAATGCATACGTTTAATGCCCATGCAGCCACCGATATCACAGGCTTTGGCATTTTAGGACATTCTCAGAACCTCGCAAAACAGCAAAGAAATGAGGTGTCCTTTGTCATTCATAATCTGCCGATCATTGCCAAGATGGCTGCCATCAGCAAGGCCAGTGGGCGGTTTGGATTACTTCAGGGAACCTCAGCTGAAACCTCTGGGGGATTACTAATTTGTCTGCCAAGAGAACAGGCAGCTCGATTTTGCTCTGAAATCAAATCTTCCAAGTACGGAGAGGGTCACCAAGCATGGATCGTCGGCATTGTGGAAAAGGGAAACCGAACGGCCCGTATCATTGACAAGCCTCGAGTTATTGAGGTTCTACCTCGTGGGGCCACTGCTGCTGCTCTTGCTCCTGATAATTCCAACGCCTCCTCTGAGCCTAGCTCCTGA
- the Dctpp1 gene encoding dCTP pyrophosphatase 1 yields the protein MSSSGGDMQGDARGKGAAAVSTFSFSPEPTLEDIRRLHAEFAAERDWDQFHQPRNLLLALVGEVGELAELFQWKSDAEPGPKAWPLRERAALQEELSDVLIYLVALAARCHVDLPQAVLLKMDTNRRRYPVHLSRGSARKYTDLPHGAISEDQTVGPADLTHESTSQTST from the exons ATGTCTAGTTCCGGAGGTGATATGCAGGGGGACGCTAGGGGAAAGGGTGCTGCTGCCGTCAGCACGTTCAGCTTCAGCCCGGAACCCACGCTGGAGGACAT CCGGCGTCTCCATGCAGAGTTTGCTGCAGAGCGGGACTGGGACCAGTTCCACCAGCCTCGGAACCTCCTCCTGGCCTTGGTCGGGGAAGTTGGAGAGCTGGCAGAACTCTT TCAGTGGAAGTCTGACGCAGAACCTGGCCCCAAAGCCTGGCCCCTGAGGGAACGGGCAGCCCTTCAAGAGGAGCTTAGTGATGTCCTCATCTATCTGGTGGCATTAGCAGCCCGCTGCCATGTGGATCTGCCCCAAGCAGTGCTCttgaaaatggataccaaccgaCGACGTTACCCAGTTCATCTGTCACGTGGCTCAGCCCGCAAGTATACAGACTTGCCCCATGGGGCCATCTCTGAAGACCAGACCGTGGGGCCTGCAGACCTCACCCATGAGTCCACAAGCCAGACCTCAACATAG